Proteins encoded together in one Flavobacteriales bacterium window:
- a CDS encoding SRPBCC family protein has translation MKFRTSITIDLPRERMTQLFDDPATMKEWQPTLISFEPISGTPGQVGAKSRSRYRMGNREIEMVGTVTQRDLPREFSGTYEAQGVWNEVRNTFEEAGPTRTVWHSDNEFRMRGFMKVMALLMPGAFKKESRKIQERFSAWAEKQV, from the coding sequence ATGAAGTTCCGGACCTCCATCACCATCGATCTGCCGCGCGAGCGGATGACCCAGCTCTTTGACGACCCGGCCACGATGAAGGAGTGGCAACCCACCCTCATCAGCTTCGAGCCGATCAGCGGCACACCCGGCCAGGTGGGTGCGAAGAGCCGGTCGCGGTACAGGATGGGCAACCGCGAGATCGAGATGGTCGGAACGGTGACCCAGCGCGACCTCCCGCGGGAGTTCAGCGGCACCTACGAGGCGCAAGGTGTGTGGAACGAGGTGCGCAACACCTTCGAGGAGGCGGGTCCCACCCGGACCGTCTGGCATTCGGACAACGAGTTCCGCATGCGCGGCTTCATGAAGGTGATGGCCCTGCTGATGCCGGGCGCGTTCAAGAAGGAGAGCAGGAAGATCCAGGAGCGCTTCAGTGCGTGGGCGGAGAAGCAGGTCTGA
- a CDS encoding M1 family metallopeptidase, translating to MLLKRTLPVLGLVAGLTALAQDSPRYGRDKFRQLDQELPTPNEQRTASGAPGHAYWQMKADYDIHVEITEPKAGEGELPKLMGYETITYHNQSPDKLEYLWLQLDQNIFEPGSDANTTRTGTMPDSVSIDQLDKWVHPFDGGYKITGVTDASGGKLKYTINKTMMRVDLPKPLAPGATFSFKVSWWNWINDRMKWGGRGGYEYFPEEDNYIYTIAQFYPRMCAYMDYSGWMHKQFLGAGEFTLDFGDYTLSISVPSDHIVAATGEWANASTVLTATQQKRLAQARTSDKPVMIVTPQEALDNEKERSSGTKTWVYKSKNVRDVAFASSRKFIWDAMNQPVKTNNVLCMSYYPKEGNPLWEQYSTKVVAHTIKTYSKFTADYIYPVAISVHTDRIGMEYPMICFNGGRPEKDGTYSERTKYGMIGVITHEVGHNFFPMIINSDERQWTWMDEGLNTFVQYLTEQEWDKDYPSWRGKPRNIVDYMKGDPNAAPDKVKARIEPIMTNSESLQQFGNNAYGKPCTALNILRETVMGRELFDHAFKTYCERWKFKHPTPADFFRTMEDASGVDLDWFWRGWFYTTDHVDIDIASLRYTHLHPRDPILAEKLRREEKAREVPDLSRQRNIDSEIDFVVDIDPSTRDFYNSYDPLTATERDMAAYEKWKKGLKPEELALLNEQLHLYELRFKNIGGLVMPLILEWEYLDGTKEVERIPAEIWRVSDDISKVFVKRKEVARVTLDPFLETADCDLNNNSWPPKMVPARFDVFKEQQWRQPNPMQQERNRITGGEMKGQ from the coding sequence ATGCTGTTGAAGCGCACTCTTCCCGTGCTCGGCCTCGTGGCCGGCCTCACCGCCCTCGCCCAGGACAGTCCCCGTTACGGCCGCGACAAGTTCCGCCAGCTCGACCAGGAACTGCCCACGCCCAACGAGCAGCGCACCGCCAGCGGAGCCCCCGGCCACGCCTACTGGCAGATGAAGGCCGATTATGACATCCATGTGGAGATCACCGAGCCGAAGGCCGGAGAAGGCGAGCTGCCCAAGCTCATGGGCTACGAGACCATCACCTACCACAACCAGAGCCCGGACAAGCTGGAGTACCTCTGGTTGCAGCTCGACCAGAACATCTTCGAGCCTGGAAGCGATGCGAACACCACGCGCACCGGCACCATGCCGGACAGCGTGAGCATTGACCAATTGGACAAGTGGGTACATCCCTTCGATGGCGGATACAAGATCACCGGCGTCACCGATGCCAGCGGCGGCAAGCTGAAGTACACGATCAATAAGACCATGATGCGTGTGGACCTGCCGAAGCCGCTCGCGCCCGGCGCCACCTTCAGCTTCAAGGTGAGCTGGTGGAACTGGATCAACGACCGCATGAAGTGGGGCGGCCGAGGCGGCTACGAGTACTTCCCCGAGGAGGACAACTACATCTACACCATCGCGCAATTCTACCCGCGCATGTGCGCTTACATGGACTACAGCGGGTGGATGCACAAGCAGTTCCTCGGCGCCGGCGAGTTCACCCTCGACTTCGGAGACTATACCCTCAGCATCAGCGTGCCGAGCGATCACATCGTAGCGGCCACCGGCGAATGGGCGAATGCTTCAACCGTACTCACCGCCACCCAGCAGAAGCGCCTCGCTCAAGCGCGCACCAGCGACAAGCCCGTTATGATCGTTACGCCACAGGAGGCGCTGGACAACGAGAAGGAGCGCAGCAGCGGCACCAAGACCTGGGTTTACAAGAGCAAGAACGTGCGCGACGTGGCCTTCGCCAGCAGCCGCAAGTTCATCTGGGATGCCATGAACCAGCCGGTGAAGACGAATAATGTCCTGTGCATGAGCTACTACCCCAAAGAGGGCAATCCGCTCTGGGAGCAGTACAGCACCAAGGTCGTTGCGCACACCATCAAGACCTACAGCAAGTTCACCGCGGACTACATCTACCCGGTGGCCATCAGTGTGCACACCGACCGCATCGGCATGGAATATCCCATGATCTGCTTCAACGGCGGAAGGCCGGAGAAGGATGGCACCTACAGCGAGCGCACCAAGTATGGGATGATCGGCGTGATCACGCACGAGGTGGGTCACAACTTCTTCCCCATGATCATCAACTCCGACGAACGGCAGTGGACCTGGATGGATGAGGGTCTCAACACCTTCGTGCAGTACCTCACCGAGCAGGAGTGGGACAAGGATTATCCCAGCTGGCGCGGCAAGCCCCGCAACATCGTCGATTACATGAAGGGCGACCCCAACGCCGCGCCGGACAAGGTGAAGGCGCGCATCGAGCCGATCATGACCAACAGCGAGAGCTTGCAGCAGTTCGGCAACAACGCCTACGGCAAGCCCTGCACGGCGCTCAACATCCTGCGCGAGACCGTCATGGGCCGCGAGCTCTTCGACCACGCCTTCAAGACCTATTGCGAACGCTGGAAGTTCAAGCACCCCACGCCCGCCGACTTCTTCCGCACCATGGAGGATGCCAGCGGCGTGGACCTCGACTGGTTCTGGCGCGGCTGGTTCTACACCACGGACCATGTGGACATCGACATCGCCAGCCTGCGGTACACGCACCTGCATCCGCGCGACCCCATCCTGGCTGAGAAGCTCCGCCGCGAGGAGAAGGCCCGCGAGGTGCCCGACCTGAGCCGCCAGCGGAACATCGATAGTGAGATCGACTTCGTGGTGGACATCGACCCATCCACGCGCGACTTCTACAACAGTTACGACCCGCTCACCGCCACTGAGCGCGATATGGCCGCCTATGAGAAGTGGAAGAAGGGCCTGAAGCCCGAGGAGCTCGCCCTGCTGAACGAGCAGCTGCACCTCTACGAGCTCCGGTTCAAGAACATCGGCGGGCTGGTGATGCCGCTGATCTTGGAGTGGGAGTACCTCGATGGTACCAAGGAGGTGGAGCGCATCCCCGCGGAGATCTGGCGCGTGAGCGACGACATCTCCAAGGTCTTTGTGAAGCGCAAAGAGGTGGCGCGCGTCACGCTTGACCCCTTCCTCGAGACCGCCGACTGCGACCTGAACAACAACAGCTGGCCGCCGAAGATGGTGCCTGCTCGCTTCGATGTCTTCAAGGAGCAGCAGTGGCGCCAGCCCAATCCCATGCAGCAGGAGCGCAACCGGATCACGGGTGGGGAGATGAAGGGGCAGTGA
- a CDS encoding AAA family ATPase — MLIGRDEERALLLDALESGHSELIVVHGRRRIGKTFLIRSVYEGQVSFEFSGMHRGAHRQQLKNFHMAFPAKARPKAPPADWIDAFDRLGRYLDKLKGKAKKVVFIDEFPWLDGHKSGFLAAFTNFWNGYATKRNDLVVVICGSAASYMIKRVINNKGGLHNRLTRRIRLAPFNLCETEQLLRHNKVLFTRYDILQLYMVLGGVPYYLHMVKRGESVAQAIDRLCFDRQGFLRGEFNNVFASLFDNAGNHEAIVRALSLVRKGLTRNAILKKSKVPSGGTLSNTLMELEESGFIEHYAPYDAKKDPLYRITDEYTQFYLRYIEPSTPSKRGVWSKLSGTPGFKAWAGFSFETICMKHVEGIKEGLRIGGVRSVEGSWIGKGDESGAQIDLLIDRDDNVINLCEMKFAGGSFTIDRKYANELMTKAGAFRTATRTRKSIFITFITTHGLAHNAYSRQLVQNELTMDALFTSV, encoded by the coding sequence ATGCTCATCGGCCGTGATGAAGAACGCGCGTTACTGCTGGATGCCCTGGAGTCAGGGCATTCGGAGTTGATCGTGGTGCATGGCAGGCGCAGGATCGGTAAGACCTTCCTCATCCGCAGCGTGTACGAAGGGCAGGTGAGCTTCGAGTTCAGTGGCATGCACCGGGGCGCGCACAGGCAGCAGCTCAAGAACTTCCACATGGCCTTTCCGGCCAAGGCCCGGCCCAAGGCACCACCAGCGGATTGGATCGATGCCTTCGATCGCCTCGGCCGCTACCTGGACAAATTGAAGGGGAAAGCCAAGAAGGTCGTCTTCATCGATGAGTTCCCCTGGCTGGATGGGCACAAGAGCGGCTTCCTCGCGGCCTTCACCAACTTCTGGAACGGCTACGCCACCAAGCGCAACGACCTGGTGGTGGTGATCTGCGGCTCGGCGGCCTCGTACATGATCAAGCGGGTGATCAACAACAAGGGCGGGCTGCACAACCGGCTCACACGGCGCATCCGGCTGGCGCCCTTCAACCTTTGCGAGACCGAGCAGTTGCTGCGGCACAACAAGGTGCTCTTCACGCGCTACGACATCCTGCAACTGTACATGGTCCTGGGCGGCGTGCCCTACTACCTGCACATGGTGAAGCGGGGCGAGAGCGTGGCCCAGGCCATCGACCGCTTGTGCTTCGACCGGCAGGGCTTCCTGCGCGGGGAGTTCAACAACGTGTTCGCCTCGCTCTTCGACAATGCCGGCAACCACGAGGCCATCGTGCGTGCCTTGTCGCTCGTGCGCAAGGGTCTTACGCGTAATGCGATCCTCAAGAAGAGCAAGGTGCCATCCGGCGGCACGCTCAGTAACACGCTCATGGAACTGGAGGAGTCCGGCTTCATCGAGCACTATGCGCCTTACGATGCCAAGAAGGACCCGCTCTACCGCATCACGGATGAGTACACGCAGTTCTACCTGCGATACATCGAGCCTAGCACGCCCTCGAAGCGTGGCGTTTGGAGCAAGCTCAGTGGCACACCGGGCTTCAAGGCCTGGGCGGGCTTCAGCTTCGAGACCATTTGCATGAAGCATGTGGAGGGGATAAAGGAAGGCTTGAGGATCGGTGGTGTGCGGAGCGTGGAGGGCAGCTGGATCGGCAAGGGCGATGAGAGCGGCGCGCAGATCGACCTGCTCATCGATCGTGACGATAACGTGATCAACCTCTGCGAGATGAAGTTCGCGGGCGGATCCTTCACCATCGACAGGAAGTACGCGAACGAACTGATGACCAAGGCCGGGGCGTTTCGCACGGCCACGCGCACGCGCAAGAGCATCTTCATCACGTTCATCACCACGCACGGCCTGGCGCATAACGCGTACAGCCGCCAATTGGTGCAGAACGAACTGACGATGGACGCGTTGTTCACATCCGTATGA